The following proteins are co-located in the Pseudomonas cavernae genome:
- a CDS encoding helix-turn-helix domain-containing protein codes for MMENSFAFRLKELLEHHKLTLQAVGTALGISRTAVHKWTRGGEIDYDNLRKLARFLKVNWIWLRYGEEALRDVQTTEVVELPMTDVRRKYTAEIMESEARMKLAQENARIVTWEWNLITDEVTYSANVEDVYGWAVTRNEDFWPHLPAEDVAAMEAMYREVIAAGESCEFDFRIFRPDGELRWISSRATVVKDSAGRSVKMVGISMDNTARKTAEDALRKSEERFRAIFELACGAMAYIGLDGRWLRVNDSLCDLLGYGAEELAGLTFQDLTHPDDLDANLQQLQRLLAGEIAMYAMEKRFRRQDGRYIWANVKTSLQRNPQDGTPEHLISVIDDISASRAQLQALQERIAELEVRLQTLA; via the coding sequence ATGATGGAAAACAGCTTCGCCTTCCGCCTCAAGGAACTGCTCGAACACCACAAGCTGACCTTGCAGGCGGTGGGCACCGCGCTGGGCATCTCGCGCACCGCCGTGCACAAATGGACGCGCGGCGGCGAGATCGACTACGACAACCTGCGCAAGCTGGCGCGCTTCCTCAAGGTCAACTGGATCTGGCTGCGCTACGGCGAGGAAGCCCTGCGCGATGTGCAGACCACCGAAGTGGTCGAGCTGCCGATGACCGACGTGCGGCGCAAGTACACCGCCGAGATCATGGAAAGCGAAGCGCGCATGAAGCTGGCCCAGGAGAACGCGCGGATCGTCACCTGGGAATGGAACCTGATCACCGACGAGGTCACCTACTCGGCCAATGTCGAGGACGTGTACGGCTGGGCGGTGACGCGCAACGAGGACTTCTGGCCGCACCTGCCGGCCGAGGACGTGGCCGCCATGGAGGCGATGTACCGCGAGGTCATCGCCGCCGGCGAGAGCTGCGAGTTCGACTTCCGCATCTTCCGCCCGGACGGCGAGCTGCGCTGGATTTCCTCGCGCGCCACGGTGGTCAAGGACAGCGCCGGGCGCTCGGTGAAGATGGTCGGCATCAGCATGGACAACACCGCGCGCAAGACCGCCGAGGACGCCTTGCGCAAGAGCGAGGAGCGCTTCCGCGCGATCTTCGAGCTGGCCTGCGGCGCCATGGCCTATATCGGCCTCGACGGCCGCTGGCTGCGGGTCAACGACTCGCTGTGCGACCTGCTCGGCTACGGCGCCGAGGAACTGGCCGGCCTGACCTTCCAGGACCTCACCCACCCCGACGATCTCGACGCCAACCTGCAGCAGCTGCAACGCCTGCTGGCCGGCGAGATCGCCATGTACGCCATGGAGAAGCGCTTCCGCCGCCAGGACGGCCGCTACATCTGGGCCAACGTCAAGACCTCGCTGCAGCGCAACCCGCAGGACGGCACGCCCGAGCACCTGATCAGCGTGATCGACGACATCAGCGCCAGCCGCGCCCAACTGCAGGCGCTGCAGGAGCGTATCGCCGAGTTGGAGGTGCGGCTGCAGACCTTGGCTTAA
- a CDS encoding NAD-dependent succinate-semialdehyde dehydrogenase — protein MNLKDPQLLRQQAYIAGTWCDADNGRTVDVTDPASGELLARVPLMGGAEAARAIEAADAALPAWRARTAKERAQILRRWYELMLEHENDLALLMTREQGKPLHEAVGEIRYAASFIEWFAEEGKRLYGDVIPSPAADKRLLVIKQGIGVCAAITPWNFPAAMITRKVAPALAAGCSIVVKPANETPLSALALAELAQRAGVPAGVLNIVTGDAVAIGAQLTGHPQVRKLSFTGSTPVGRLLMGQCAETIKKVSLELGGNAPFIVFDDADIDAAVEGALVAKYRNAGQTCVCVNRFYVHDKVYERFAERFSARVKELRVGHGNVSGSEIGPLISAKAVAKVRSLIADAVAKGAEVLVGGNGHAEGENFFEPTVLAGIAPGMQLLDEEIFGPVAPLVRFSSDDEVIRLANDTLYGLAAYFYSRDIGRVWKVAEALEYGMVGVNTGLISNEVAPFGGVKQSGLGREGSKYGIEDYLEMKYLCLAV, from the coding sequence GTGAATCTGAAAGATCCCCAACTGCTGCGCCAACAGGCCTACATCGCCGGCACCTGGTGCGATGCCGACAACGGCCGCACGGTGGACGTGACCGACCCGGCCAGCGGCGAACTGCTCGCCCGCGTGCCGCTGATGGGCGGCGCCGAGGCGGCGCGTGCCATCGAGGCCGCCGACGCCGCGCTGCCGGCCTGGCGCGCGCGCACCGCCAAGGAACGCGCGCAGATCCTGCGCCGCTGGTACGAGCTGATGCTCGAACACGAGAACGACCTGGCCCTGCTGATGACCCGCGAGCAGGGCAAGCCGTTGCACGAGGCCGTCGGCGAAATCCGCTATGCCGCCTCCTTCATCGAGTGGTTCGCCGAGGAAGGCAAGCGCCTGTACGGCGACGTCATCCCCAGCCCGGCGGCGGACAAGCGCCTGCTGGTGATCAAGCAGGGCATCGGCGTGTGCGCGGCGATCACCCCGTGGAATTTCCCGGCGGCGATGATCACCCGCAAGGTCGCCCCGGCCCTGGCCGCCGGTTGCAGCATCGTGGTCAAGCCGGCCAACGAGACGCCGCTGTCGGCCCTGGCCCTGGCCGAACTGGCGCAGCGCGCCGGGGTGCCGGCCGGGGTGCTCAACATCGTCACCGGCGACGCCGTGGCGATCGGCGCGCAACTGACCGGCCACCCGCAGGTGCGCAAGCTCAGCTTCACCGGCTCGACCCCGGTCGGCCGTCTGCTGATGGGCCAGTGCGCCGAGACCATCAAGAAGGTGTCGCTGGAACTGGGCGGCAACGCGCCGTTCATCGTCTTCGACGACGCCGACATCGACGCCGCGGTGGAAGGCGCACTGGTCGCCAAGTACCGCAACGCCGGGCAGACCTGTGTGTGCGTCAACCGCTTCTACGTCCACGACAAGGTCTATGAGCGCTTCGCCGAGCGCTTTAGCGCACGGGTCAAGGAGCTGCGGGTCGGCCACGGCAACGTCAGCGGCAGCGAGATCGGCCCGTTGATCAGCGCCAAGGCGGTGGCCAAGGTGCGCAGCCTGATCGCCGACGCGGTGGCCAAGGGCGCCGAGGTATTGGTCGGCGGCAACGGCCACGCCGAAGGCGAAAACTTCTTCGAGCCCACCGTGCTGGCCGGCATCGCGCCGGGCATGCAGCTGCTCGACGAGGAAATCTTCGGCCCGGTCGCGCCGCTGGTGCGCTTCTCCTCCGACGACGAGGTGATTCGCCTGGCCAACGACACCCTCTACGGTCTCGCCGCCTACTTCTACAGCCGCGATATCGGCCGCGTGTGGAAGGTCGCCGAGGCGCTGGAGTACGGCATGGTCGGCGTCAACACCGGGCTGATCTCCAACGAAGTCGCGCCGTTCGGCGGGGTCAAGCAATCCGGCCTCGGCCGCGAGGGCTCCAAGTACGGCATCGAGGATTACCTGGAAATGAAATACCTGTGCCTCGCCGTATAA
- a CDS encoding sensor domain-containing diguanylate cyclase: protein MTAPPRDQLLRLRRTLLASTALILQLLLCWLAFAAGFMSLSLGGMLVLSFVVLSSCVLFLLAIWLNLNLRLRDPSLTMVQMCWGIGVVFFSAYFVDHLRSLFLMMALVVMMFGAFRLRLGGFVRIGLFTVACYAVLLASLWLRGAAIELRVELIQAVEFLVLLLGVSILGLEMSSLRSSLQQRNRDLQQALERIQLLAITDELTGLYNRRFANDLLAQQKALADRGSYGFVLCLLDLDLFKTVNDRFGHANGDAVLKQLAQLLRRVVRDVDFVARLGGEEFLLLVSRTDVTGAELMVERLRQAVRATQWQDCPDLQLSLSIGISAYRPVEAWEDTLLRADSALYQAKNAGRDQVVVV, encoded by the coding sequence ATGACGGCGCCTCCCCGTGATCAACTGCTGCGCTTGCGGCGTACCCTGCTGGCCAGCACCGCTTTAATCCTGCAGCTGCTGCTGTGCTGGCTGGCATTCGCTGCCGGGTTCATGTCCCTGAGCCTGGGCGGCATGCTGGTGCTCAGCTTCGTGGTGCTGAGCAGTTGCGTGCTGTTCCTGCTGGCGATCTGGCTCAACCTCAACCTGCGCTTGCGCGATCCCAGCCTGACCATGGTGCAAATGTGTTGGGGGATCGGCGTGGTGTTCTTCAGCGCCTATTTCGTCGACCACCTGCGTTCTCTGTTCCTGATGATGGCGCTGGTGGTGATGATGTTCGGCGCCTTCCGCCTGCGCCTCGGCGGCTTCGTGCGCATCGGCCTGTTCACCGTGGCCTGCTATGCGGTGCTGCTCGCCAGCCTGTGGCTGCGGGGCGCCGCCATCGAGTTGCGGGTCGAGTTGATCCAGGCCGTGGAGTTCCTGGTGCTACTGCTCGGGGTGTCGATTCTCGGCCTGGAAATGAGCAGTCTGCGCAGCTCGCTGCAACAGCGTAACCGCGATCTGCAGCAGGCCCTCGAGCGCATTCAGCTGCTGGCGATCACCGATGAGCTGACCGGGCTGTACAACCGCCGCTTCGCCAACGACCTGCTGGCCCAGCAGAAGGCGCTGGCCGATCGCGGCAGCTACGGCTTCGTCCTCTGCCTGCTGGATCTGGATCTGTTCAAGACGGTCAATGACCGCTTCGGCCATGCGAATGGCGACGCGGTGCTCAAGCAATTGGCGCAGCTGTTGCGCCGGGTCGTGCGCGATGTCGACTTTGTCGCCCGGCTGGGGGGCGAGGAGTTTCTTTTACTGGTGTCGCGCACCGACGTGACGGGCGCCGAGCTGATGGTTGAACGCCTGCGCCAGGCCGTGCGTGCCACCCAGTGGCAGGACTGTCCCGACCTGCAACTGAGCCTGTCGATCGGCATCAGCGCTTACCGCCCGGTGGAAGCCTGGGAAGACACCCTGCTGCGTGCCGACAGCGCCCTGTACCAGGCTAAAAACGCCGGTCGCGATCAGGTCGTGGTGGTGTAG
- the glpK gene encoding glycerol kinase GlpK, whose translation MPQYLLAIDQGTTSSRAIVFSAQGLPVARAQQEFKQYFPKDGWVEHDGEEIWLTTLKVCREAVQQSGLNAAEIAAIGITNQRETTLVWDAQTGTPIHPAIVWQDRRTADYCAELKAAGHEATVAAKTGLLIDPYFSATKLRWILHNVPGARERAERGELRFGTVDSFLLWRLTGGQAHRTDATNASRTLLFNIHSQQWDDELLALFDIPRGLLPEVLDCAADFGRTDASLLGASIPVLGMAGDQQAALIGQACFEAGMVKSTYGTGCFMIQNTGSQPVTSKNRLLTTVGYRLGGQVTYAVEGSIFVAGAAVQWLRDGIKLISHARDSEALAEQTGDACGVYLVPAFTGLGAPYWDPKARGAIFGLTRDTGIKEIVTAGLQSVCYQTCDLLEAMRQDGAAAPSALRVDGGMVENNWVMQFLADILGVPVERPEVTETTALGVAYLAGLQAGLYADLNQIASHWHRQQRFTPRMAAAHRDTLYAGWLDAVQRVRSGA comes from the coding sequence ATGCCCCAATACCTGCTTGCCATCGACCAGGGCACCACCAGCAGCCGCGCCATCGTCTTCAGCGCCCAGGGCCTGCCCGTGGCGCGTGCCCAGCAGGAGTTCAAGCAGTATTTCCCCAAGGACGGCTGGGTCGAACACGACGGCGAGGAAATCTGGCTGACGACCCTCAAGGTCTGCCGCGAAGCCGTGCAACAGAGCGGCCTGAACGCCGCCGAGATCGCCGCCATCGGCATCACCAACCAGCGCGAGACCACCCTGGTGTGGGACGCGCAAACCGGCACGCCGATCCACCCGGCGATCGTCTGGCAGGACCGCCGCACCGCCGACTACTGCGCCGAACTCAAGGCCGCCGGGCATGAGGCGACGGTGGCGGCCAAGACCGGGCTGCTGATCGATCCCTACTTCTCCGCCACCAAGCTGCGCTGGATCTTGCACAACGTGCCTGGCGCCCGCGAACGGGCCGAGCGCGGCGAGCTGCGCTTCGGCACGGTGGACAGCTTCCTGCTCTGGCGTCTGACTGGCGGCCAGGCCCATCGCACCGATGCCACCAACGCCTCGCGCACCCTGCTGTTCAACATCCACAGCCAGCAGTGGGACGACGAGCTGCTCGCGCTGTTCGACATCCCGCGCGGCCTGCTGCCCGAGGTGCTCGACTGCGCCGCCGATTTCGGCCGCACCGACGCCAGCCTGCTCGGTGCCAGCATCCCAGTGCTGGGCATGGCCGGCGACCAGCAGGCCGCGCTGATCGGCCAGGCCTGCTTCGAAGCCGGCATGGTCAAGAGCACCTACGGCACCGGCTGCTTCATGATCCAGAACACCGGCAGCCAGCCGGTGACCTCGAAGAACCGCCTGCTGACCACCGTCGGCTACCGCCTCGGTGGTCAGGTCACCTATGCGGTGGAGGGCAGCATCTTCGTCGCCGGGGCGGCGGTGCAATGGCTGCGCGACGGCATCAAGCTGATCAGTCACGCACGTGACAGCGAGGCGCTGGCCGAGCAGACCGGCGATGCCTGCGGCGTCTACCTGGTGCCGGCCTTCACCGGCCTGGGCGCGCCGTATTGGGACCCGAAGGCGCGCGGGGCGATCTTCGGTCTGACTCGCGATACCGGGATCAAGGAGATCGTCACCGCCGGCCTGCAGTCGGTCTGCTACCAGACCTGCGACCTGCTCGAGGCCATGCGCCAGGACGGCGCCGCCGCACCCAGCGCGCTGCGGGTGGACGGCGGCATGGTGGAGAACAACTGGGTCATGCAGTTCCTCGCCGACATCCTCGGCGTGCCGGTGGAGCGCCCGGAGGTCACCGAAACCACGGCGCTCGGTGTCGCCTATCTGGCCGGTCTGCAAGCCGGGCTGTATGCCGACCTGAACCAGATCGCCAGCCACTGGCACCGCCAGCAACGCTTCACCCCGCGGATGGCTGCCGCCCATCGCGACACGCTCTACGCCGGCTGGTTGGATGCCGTGCAGCGGGTGCGCAGCGGCGCTTGA
- a CDS encoding PDR/VanB family oxidoreductase: MANSYEMIAARVTGVEQITPLIKRFTLVRQDGQALPGFTGGSHIIVQMQGADGRRFSNAYSLMSDPADTREYQIGVRLEEQSKGGSAFMHGEVQVGSELTISTPNNLFALDPAAGKHVLIAGGIGITPFLAQLHELRAQGTDYELHYAFRAPEHGAFQDELNAGPHAARTQFYIDSLERKLDLAGLLGNLAADAHVYVCGPKPLIDAVIATAKLLGIADRRVHWEQFAATPASGGAFTVVLAKSGRELRVEEGMSILQAIEKTNAAQVECLCREGVCGTCETRILEGEAEHFDQYLSDEEKAAQQTMMLCVSRARSERLVLDL; the protein is encoded by the coding sequence ATGGCCAATTCCTATGAAATGATCGCCGCCCGGGTGACCGGGGTCGAGCAGATAACCCCCCTGATCAAGCGCTTCACCCTCGTGCGTCAGGACGGTCAGGCGCTGCCGGGCTTCACCGGCGGCAGCCACATCATCGTGCAGATGCAGGGCGCCGATGGGCGCCGCTTCAGCAACGCCTATTCACTGATGAGCGACCCCGCCGACACCCGCGAGTACCAGATCGGCGTGCGCCTGGAGGAACAGTCCAAGGGCGGCTCGGCGTTCATGCATGGCGAGGTGCAGGTCGGCAGCGAGCTGACCATCTCCACCCCGAATAACCTGTTCGCCCTCGACCCGGCGGCCGGCAAACACGTGCTGATCGCCGGCGGCATCGGCATCACCCCGTTCCTCGCCCAGCTCCACGAGCTGCGCGCACAGGGCACCGATTACGAGCTGCACTACGCCTTCCGCGCCCCCGAGCACGGCGCCTTCCAGGACGAACTGAACGCCGGCCCGCATGCCGCGCGCACGCAGTTCTACATCGACAGCCTCGAGCGCAAGCTCGACCTGGCCGGCCTGCTCGGCAATCTGGCGGCCGACGCGCATGTCTATGTCTGCGGGCCCAAGCCGCTGATCGACGCGGTGATCGCCACGGCCAAGCTACTGGGCATTGCCGACCGCCGCGTGCACTGGGAGCAGTTCGCCGCCACCCCGGCAAGCGGCGGCGCCTTCACCGTGGTGCTGGCCAAGTCCGGGCGCGAACTGCGGGTGGAGGAGGGCATGAGCATTCTCCAGGCCATCGAGAAGACCAACGCCGCCCAGGTCGAATGCCTGTGCCGCGAGGGCGTCTGCGGCACCTGCGAGACGCGCATCCTCGAAGGCGAGGCCGAGCACTTCGACCAGTACCTCAGCGATGAGGAGAAGGCCGCCCAGCAGACCATGATGCTGTGCGTGTCGCGCGCGCGCAGCGAGCGCCTGGTGCTCGATCTCTAG
- a CDS encoding DeoR/GlpR family DNA-binding transcription regulator — MNLAPRQQSILDRARERGYVSIDELAQAFAVTPQTIRRDINQLAERGLLRRTHGGAASEASSIHNTAYAMRAGQMREEKQRIAEAIATQIPDHASLFISIGTTTEAIARALLNHRGLKVITNNLHVAAQLSAQADFEVLVAGGTVRSDGGVVGQAAVDFIQQFKVDFALVGISGIDEDGSLLDFDYQEVRVSQAIIHNARQVLLAADSSKFGRNAVVRLGSIALVHQLFTDSPPPTAIARLLAEQKIQLHLV, encoded by the coding sequence ATGAACCTGGCGCCCCGACAGCAGAGCATCCTCGACCGCGCCCGCGAGCGCGGCTACGTCAGCATCGACGAGCTGGCCCAGGCCTTCGCCGTCACCCCGCAGACCATCCGCCGCGACATCAACCAGCTGGCCGAGCGCGGCCTGCTGCGGCGCACCCACGGTGGCGCCGCCAGCGAGGCCTCGAGCATCCACAACACCGCCTACGCCATGCGCGCCGGGCAGATGCGCGAGGAGAAACAGCGCATCGCCGAGGCCATCGCCACGCAGATTCCCGACCACGCCTCGCTGTTCATCAGCATCGGTACCACCACCGAGGCGATCGCCCGCGCCCTGCTCAACCATCGCGGCCTGAAGGTGATCACCAACAACCTGCACGTCGCTGCCCAGCTCAGCGCCCAGGCCGATTTCGAGGTGCTGGTGGCCGGCGGCACGGTGCGCAGCGATGGCGGCGTGGTCGGCCAGGCGGCGGTGGATTTCATCCAGCAATTCAAGGTCGACTTCGCCCTGGTGGGCATCAGCGGCATCGACGAAGACGGCAGCCTGCTCGACTTCGACTACCAGGAAGTGCGCGTGTCCCAGGCGATCATCCACAACGCACGGCAGGTGCTGCTGGCCGCCGACTCGAGCAAATTCGGCCGCAACGCCGTGGTGCGCCTGGGCTCCATCGCCCTGGTCCACCAGTTGTTCACCGACAGTCCACCACCCACCGCCATCGCCCGTCTGCTGGCCGAGCAGAAGATCCAGCTGCATCTGGTCTGA
- a CDS encoding substrate-binding periplasmic protein, producing MAERQRFPGFGRVSALLLAGLSMVAARAETLVITADVWCPINCAAAADKPGILVELAQQIFAEAGITVEYQTVNWARAIHAVRQGRANALIGAGREDAPDFLFSASAPAISRTCFYVKPDSAWRYQGVDSLADVRLSVINGYSYGPDLDDYIRHHQHEPAKVQTAAGDRALATNVAKLLRGRVDVTLENSRVMASHLARRQPPAQLWQAGCRSPDLPIYLAFSPTLASSPRYVALFEAGLQRYRQNGRLQALLARYGVREDW from the coding sequence GTGGCAGAGAGGCAGCGATTCCCAGGCTTCGGTCGCGTGTCGGCGCTGTTGCTCGCCGGCCTGTCGATGGTGGCGGCCCGGGCCGAAACCCTGGTCATTACCGCGGATGTCTGGTGTCCAATCAATTGCGCGGCGGCTGCCGACAAGCCGGGCATCTTGGTCGAACTGGCCCAGCAGATCTTCGCCGAAGCCGGGATCACGGTGGAATACCAGACGGTCAACTGGGCGCGCGCCATCCACGCGGTGCGTCAGGGCCGGGCGAATGCGCTGATCGGCGCCGGTCGCGAGGATGCCCCTGACTTTCTCTTCAGCGCCAGCGCGCCAGCCATCTCGCGCACCTGCTTTTACGTCAAGCCGGACAGCGCCTGGCGTTATCAGGGAGTGGACTCCCTGGCCGATGTTCGTCTCAGCGTGATCAACGGCTACAGCTACGGCCCCGATCTGGATGACTACATCCGCCACCATCAGCATGAGCCGGCCAAGGTGCAGACCGCCGCCGGCGATCGGGCCCTGGCGACCAATGTCGCCAAGCTGCTGCGCGGGCGTGTCGATGTCACCCTGGAAAACAGCCGGGTGATGGCGAGCCACCTGGCCCGGCGGCAGCCGCCGGCGCAGCTGTGGCAGGCCGGCTGCCGCAGCCCGGATTTACCAATCTACCTGGCCTTCTCGCCGACGCTGGCGTCCAGCCCGCGCTATGTGGCGCTGTTCGAGGCCGGGCTGCAACGCTATCGCCAAAACGGCCGCTTGCAGGCGCTGTTGGCCCGCTACGGCGTACGCGAAGACTGGTAG
- a CDS encoding PhzF family phenazine biosynthesis protein: MHLDFHQIDAFTQRPFSGNPAMVYRLDAWLDEALMQRIAAEHNLAETAFLVKEGAVWHIRWFTPTTEVPLCGHATLASAYVLFELYGEPGQRLDFSCQSGPLSVSREDGRLVLDFPCLPPRRIDAPAELQQALGMPLVEVLDTGKELMVVLDCEQRVRACQPDLPALARLPWLGVMVTAPGERHDFVSRYFAPAIGIDEDPVTGSIHCSLIPYWAARLGKAQLHAFQCSARGGELFCGLAGERVKIAGQALRVASGQLWLD; the protein is encoded by the coding sequence ATGCACCTCGACTTCCACCAGATCGATGCCTTCACCCAGCGTCCGTTCAGCGGCAATCCGGCGATGGTCTATCGCCTCGACGCCTGGTTGGATGAAGCGCTGATGCAGCGCATCGCCGCCGAGCACAACCTGGCGGAAACCGCTTTTCTGGTGAAAGAAGGGGCGGTCTGGCACATCCGCTGGTTCACCCCGACCACCGAGGTACCGCTCTGCGGACACGCCACCCTGGCCAGCGCCTATGTGCTGTTCGAGCTGTATGGCGAGCCGGGTCAGCGCCTCGACTTCAGCTGCCAGTCCGGCCCGCTCAGCGTCAGCCGCGAAGACGGGCGCCTGGTGCTCGACTTCCCGTGCCTGCCGCCCCGGCGCATCGACGCCCCGGCCGAGCTGCAGCAGGCGCTGGGCATGCCGCTGGTGGAGGTGCTGGACACCGGCAAGGAACTGATGGTGGTCCTCGACTGCGAGCAGCGCGTGCGCGCCTGCCAGCCGGATCTGCCGGCGCTGGCGCGGCTGCCCTGGCTGGGGGTGATGGTCACCGCACCGGGCGAGCGGCATGACTTCGTCTCGCGCTATTTCGCCCCGGCGATCGGCATCGATGAGGACCCGGTGACCGGCTCCATCCATTGCAGCCTGATTCCCTACTGGGCCGCGCGCCTGGGCAAGGCGCAACTGCACGCCTTCCAGTGCTCGGCACGCGGCGGCGAGCTGTTCTGTGGCCTGGCCGGCGAGCGGGTGAAGATCGCCGGCCAGGCGCTACGGGTTGCCAGCGGCCAGCTCTGGCTCGACTGA
- the ybaK gene encoding Cys-tRNA(Pro) deacylase: protein MTPAIDLLKKAKAEHRVHSYSHDPKAPSYGLEAAEKLGLEPARVFKTLLAASEKGELLVAVVPVAGSLDLKALAHAAGVKKADMADPAAAQRATGYLLGGISPLGQKKRLRTFIDESAQSHPSIYVSAGRRGLEVELAAATLAQHTQATFAAIGRE from the coding sequence ATGACGCCTGCCATCGATCTGTTGAAGAAAGCCAAGGCTGAGCACCGGGTGCACAGCTATAGCCACGACCCCAAGGCGCCGTCCTATGGCCTGGAAGCGGCGGAAAAGCTCGGCCTGGAACCGGCGCGGGTGTTCAAGACGCTGCTGGCGGCGAGCGAGAAGGGCGAGTTGCTGGTGGCGGTGGTGCCGGTGGCCGGCAGCCTCGACCTCAAGGCCCTGGCCCACGCCGCCGGCGTGAAGAAGGCCGACATGGCCGATCCGGCCGCCGCGCAAAGAGCGACGGGCTACCTGCTCGGCGGCATCAGCCCGCTGGGGCAGAAGAAGCGTCTGCGCACCTTTATCGACGAATCGGCGCAGAGCCATCCGAGCATCTACGTCAGCGCCGGCCGACGGGGCCTGGAGGTGGAGCTGGCGGCGGCCACGTTGGCGCAGCACACCCAGGCGACCTTCGCCGCGATCGGCCGGGAGTGA
- the glpD gene encoding glycerol-3-phosphate dehydrogenase produces MGAHHHHTAPVAEVYDLVVIGGGINGTGIAADAAGRGLSVFLCEQHDLAQHTSSASSKLIHGGLRYLEHHEFRLVRESLAEREVLLAKAPHIIRPLRFILPHRPHLRPAWMIRAGLFLYDHLGKREKLPASRALRFGAGSPLKAEITRGFEYSDCAVDDARLVVLNAMAAREQGAHVHTRTRCVSARRRKGLWHLHLEREDGSRYSIRARVLVNAAGPWVASLLEDGLKQPSPYAIRLIQGSHIIVPRLHDDEQAYILQNEDRRIVFVIPYLERFSLIGTTDREYHGDPATVQISDAEIDYLLQVVNTHFKRPLARADILHSFAGVRSLCDDESVDPAAVTRDYTLALNGQPAEAPLLSVFGGKLTTYRKLAETALAQLAPYFPQMRPAWTASAPLPGGEQLGDPAALAETLCQRHGWLDGALARRWAHSYGSRCWKLLDGVSTLDDLGEHLGGGLYAREVDYLCREEWALQAEDILWRRTKLGLFLSPMQQTRLRHYLHAEHPPRPQGMRAA; encoded by the coding sequence ATGGGCGCACATCACCACCACACCGCTCCCGTTGCCGAGGTCTACGACCTCGTGGTGATTGGCGGCGGCATCAACGGCACGGGGATCGCCGCCGATGCGGCCGGGCGCGGTCTATCGGTGTTCCTTTGCGAACAGCACGATCTGGCCCAGCACACCTCTTCGGCCAGCAGCAAGCTGATCCACGGCGGCCTGCGCTACCTCGAACATCATGAATTCCGCCTGGTCCGCGAGTCGCTGGCCGAGCGCGAAGTGCTGCTGGCCAAGGCACCGCATATCATCCGGCCGCTGCGTTTCATCCTCCCCCATCGCCCGCACCTGCGCCCGGCCTGGATGATCCGTGCCGGCCTGTTCCTCTACGACCATCTGGGCAAGCGCGAGAAGCTGCCGGCCTCGCGCGCCCTGCGCTTCGGCGCCGGCAGCCCGCTGAAGGCGGAGATCACCCGCGGCTTCGAGTATTCCGACTGCGCAGTGGACGACGCCCGCCTGGTGGTGCTCAACGCCATGGCCGCGCGCGAACAGGGCGCGCATGTGCACACCCGCACCCGCTGCGTCAGCGCGCGGCGGCGCAAGGGCCTGTGGCATCTGCATCTGGAGCGCGAGGACGGCAGCCGCTATTCGATCCGCGCCCGCGTGCTGGTCAACGCCGCCGGGCCCTGGGTGGCGAGCCTCCTCGAAGACGGCCTGAAGCAGCCGTCGCCCTACGCCATCCGCCTGATCCAGGGCAGCCACATCATCGTGCCGCGCCTGCATGATGACGAGCAGGCCTACATCCTGCAGAACGAGGACCGCCGCATCGTCTTCGTCATTCCCTACCTCGAGCGCTTCAGCCTGATCGGCACCACCGACCGCGAGTACCACGGCGATCCGGCCACGGTGCAGATCAGCGACGCGGAGATCGACTACCTGCTGCAGGTGGTCAATACCCACTTCAAGCGCCCGCTGGCGCGCGCCGATATCCTGCACAGCTTCGCCGGCGTGCGCTCGCTCTGCGATGACGAGTCGGTCGATCCGGCGGCGGTGACCCGCGACTACACCCTGGCGCTGAACGGCCAGCCCGCCGAGGCGCCGCTGCTGTCGGTGTTCGGCGGCAAACTGACCACCTACCGCAAGCTAGCCGAAACGGCACTGGCGCAGCTGGCACCGTACTTCCCGCAGATGCGCCCGGCCTGGACCGCCAGCGCCCCGCTGCCCGGCGGCGAACAACTCGGCGACCCTGCGGCGCTGGCGGAAACCCTGTGTCAGCGGCATGGCTGGCTGGATGGCGCGCTGGCCCGGCGCTGGGCGCACAGCTATGGCAGCCGCTGCTGGAAGCTGCTGGACGGCGTAAGCACGCTGGACGACCTCGGCGAACACCTGGGCGGCGGCCTCTATGCCCGCGAAGTGGACTACCTGTGCCGCGAGGAGTGGGCGCTGCAGGCCGAGGACATCCTCTGGCGGCGGACCAAGCTCGGGCTGTTCCTCAGCCCGATGCAGCAGACACGCCTGCGCCACTACCTACACGCCGAACATCCGCCACGGCCGCAGGGAATGCGAGCGGCTTAG